CTCCCAGGCTTTCCCATGGGGAATGTGTCAGACACCAGGATGTGGGGGTCAGGGGCAGCCTTACGACTGCTCAGCGGTGGCCATGCTCATCTGTTTGATAAGATGCAGATTCTAAAACTTAGTAACCTTGTGCCCCGTGGTACTGATTTTTGTAATCCATTATCAGAAAAGTTTATCTTTTACTCTAAATGGATCACTTTAGGAAGTTTTGcgttatttgaaaaattttttattacctCTAAGGATAAAAGCTTTTTTCCCCTCGTTGAATAGCAACTCCATATGTACAGTGTAAATCAATACTGAAGATGCAATTcgataaaaaagaaagtaaaagttcATCTAACACAACTGTAGAGGAAGTCAAGGAATGCGTGCCCCGTGTAGATGGGCTACATGAAAGGACACTTCTGCCCTGGCTCACCAAGCTAAGAGTGCCCCTGAACAGCCCTCTGGGGCCTATCTTCCAGGAGAGTTCCAACAGTATTCTGTAAGACTGTAAAAGCTGGTTTGTATTAGGAGTCCCTGCTGTTCAGGGCCACCTAATCCTGACCTGGGAGCTAGAACCCCTGGCTTCTGACACTGGCTCTCACAAACTTGttgcatgaccttggacaaagcACTACCTTCTCTTgacctcagtttattcatctgcatGTTGAACCCCCTTCATAGGGTtaactttccatctctatggTTCCATGATATGTCCCCCGTGGCCTGCATTACTCTCTAGGTACCAAGTAGACTGCAGATTTGAAACTtaggagaaatgaggaaaaagtaGAAAGAGCATGTACATGTATGCTCTCGAACATCTACGTCAGGCTGAATTTTAGGATGCTCTTCTGAAAGTCCTTAACACCCTGCTCCCCATGTGAGTTTCAGGGcttgggagaaagggaagaggtCACTGTCACCCAGAGCACTGTGCCTGGCTCAGAATCTCAGCATCGGCAGGTAGGGCACCTTGGAGTGAGTCAACCCTGTTTATAAATGCTCCCTGCGTCCTTGGATGAgagtctctgagcctctgctggGCCCCTAGTAGTCAAGCTGTTTCAGGGATTCAAGCTGTTTCAGGGATTCAGcctaaagaaatggaggaaatgcAAAACCAGGTTGGGTGGTGATGTGAGTTGGGTCTTGAGGAGGTGGGTGGTCTAAGCATGGAGAAGGCCACACCCCCTGGCACGCTGGCCGTATGGGTAAATGGCAGGAGGAGGTCACGTGACAGGCCCAAGAGCCTTTTGAGCTTGGGCCAGGTTTTTgagctgggggatggggtgggcgCAGTGAAGGGGCCTGGCTACTTGCAGTTTCACCCCTCTAGCTTTAAGCCCTGCTGAGAGTTCTGGTTGCTTACAGACCGTTCTTCCCAAGGGTGCCACTGGAGGAGAAACCCAGCCTTTTGGCTAGGTATGTCTCCCATTCCCCAAGACAGTCCCACTAAGCCGACTACTTACTTCCTTTCTGGAGAAAGGACGCTACGCCCCAGTACTTCATCTTGAACTTGGCAGGGTCCTCGGTGTCAGTGAAGGTGCCCAGCATGTCTGCGCACAGGTCCCAGCTACTGCAGAAGCCAAGGGGATCGTGAGCCAGGCTGGGCGAAGGGCTCCCTGCATCCCACCCCGGGTGCTCCCGTCCCTCCCCAAACAGGGTTTGGCGCTGGGCCCCGGGGGACCCTGCAGCGCAAGGAGCGCAGCCCCCCAGAGGTCACTGACTTAAAGAGACGGACTCGGCCCTTGGCCTTGGCTGTCATGTGGCCATTCTCGTTCATGAACTGGGCGACGATGTTGTCCTGCAGAAAGAGGCCCTTGGGGTCCTTCTTGGCCATGGCGTACCAGGTGCCGGAGAACTGGGGAAGAGAGTAGAGCAGCGTTTGGTGTCCGGGAGCGCACGGCCGGCCGCCGGTAAAGGGGACCGCGGGGCATCCGGGACGCAGATACCTACGCGAGCCTTGTCGAAGTTCTCCTTGACTCGGAAGCTGCTCACCCGGCAGTCGCGCTCCGCCCGGGCGCTGCCCAGCGCCGCCAGTAGCACCAGCGCCCACACCCACTCCATCTTACTCGGGAGTCCGCCCTGTGGGAACCGCGCGCTGAGAGCGCCTGGCGGCCGGACCAGCCGACTCGCCACTGCCGGTCCCTAGACCCCATCCCGCCCGCGCCGAGCCCTCATCCCGCCGGCCCCCGGTCCCCCATCCCTCCTGCCCCCGTACCCCCATCCCGTTCATCCCGGCCCCCCGTCTCTCCCGCGCCGGCCCCCCGGTCCCTCCGGGCCGCCGCTCACGGTCGGGAGCTGCGCTCAAGCCTGGTCGCGGGTCCGGGCGCGCGTGGAGCTAgggaggcgagcgggggctgcccGGCCGCATTATATAAGGCTCCGGGGGGAGGGGGGTCGCGCTTTCGTAACGGCGCGGGATGAAAGACCGAGGGGGAGGCGCCGGGGCCGGCGGGCCAGGACTTGCATAACGCGCCCTGACTCACCGCCGCCCGGGCGCCGGGAGGGTGCCTTTGGGCGAGAGCCTCACCTCCAGCGCCGCCCGGGGCTTGTGGAGCTGCCGCGCGGGGTGGCCTCGGCGGAGCCCAACTCTCCGGCGGCGGCGAGCCGCGGGAACCAGCCCTGGCCTAGTTACCCGAGACGGGTGCCAGCGGCCGCCAGCTGCGGCCTGGGGTGGCCTCGGGGCCCAGTTGCTCTGGCCGGAGGCTCAGGTCGGTCTGGCGGGAAGACCGTGGCCTCCCAGAGCGAGGGGCATCTGCGGTGCTGCCCGGTGCGTTAGCGCCCCGGCCG
This sequence is a window from Physeter macrocephalus isolate SW-GA chromosome 20, ASM283717v5, whole genome shotgun sequence. Protein-coding genes within it:
- the RBP4 gene encoding retinol-binding protein 4 isoform X1, translated to MEWVWALVLLAALGSARAERDCRVSSFRVKENFDKARFSGTWYAMAKKDPKGLFLQDNIVAQFMNENGHMTAKAKGRVRLFNSWDLCADMLGTFTDTEDPAKFKMKYWGVASFLQKGNDDHWIIDTDYDTYAVQYSCRLLNFDGTCADSYSFVFARDLNGFSPEVQKIVRQRQEELCLARQYRLIVHNGYCDGESE
- the RBP4 gene encoding retinol-binding protein 4 isoform X2 yields the protein MEWVWALVLLAALGSARAERDCRVSSFRVKENFDKARFSGTWYAMAKKDPKGLFLQDNIVAQFMNENGHMTAKAKGRVRLFNWDLCADMLGTFTDTEDPAKFKMKYWGVASFLQKGNDDHWIIDTDYDTYAVQYSCRLLNFDGTCADSYSFVFARDLNGFSPEVQKIVRQRQEELCLARQYRLIVHNGYCDGESE